A single genomic interval of Microbacterium sp. LWO14-1.2 harbors:
- the ilvD gene encoding dihydroxy-acid dehydratase: MPTPLRSRTVTHGRNAAGARALFRAAGVNAADFGKPMVAVANSFTEFVPGHTHLQPVGRIVSDAISAAGGIPREFNTIAVDDGIAMGHGGMLYSLPSRDLIADSVEYMVNAHQADALVCISNCDKITPGMLMAALRLNIPTVFVSGGPMESGRATLVDGSVRTLDLVDAISEAANDTVSDADIQRIEENACPTCGSCSGMFTANSMNCLVEALGLALPGNGSVLATHTARRALYEKAGEVAVQITRRFYDEDDASVLPRAVASYNAFENAMALDIAMGGSTNTILHLLAAAHEAGVAFGLDEIDAVSRRVPCLAKIAPNPAYGRMYYMEDVHRAGGIPRILGELRRAGALNDDVSSIHSPSLATWLDEWDIRSGSVSEEAQDLWYAAPGGVRSSSAFSQSERWRELDTDAENGCIRDAEHAYSADGGLAVLRGNIAVDGAVVKTAGVDPSILVFSGPAVVCESQEEAVAKILGKKVQPGDVVVIRYEGPKGGPGMQEMLHPTSFLKGRGLGKVCALITDGRFSGGTSGLSIGHVSPEAASGGVIALVEDGDIISIDIPTRDLTLQVDEAELERRRAALLEDGGYRPRDRQRAVSLALRSYATMATSADRGAVRDVEAVERALREQEIRSASSLV, encoded by the coding sequence ATGCCCACTCCCCTTCGCTCCCGCACCGTGACGCACGGCCGCAACGCCGCCGGCGCCCGCGCCCTCTTCCGCGCAGCCGGCGTGAACGCCGCCGACTTCGGCAAGCCGATGGTCGCCGTCGCGAACAGCTTCACCGAGTTCGTCCCCGGCCACACGCACCTGCAGCCCGTGGGTCGCATCGTGTCCGACGCGATCAGTGCGGCGGGCGGCATCCCCCGTGAGTTCAACACCATCGCGGTCGACGACGGCATCGCGATGGGCCACGGCGGGATGCTGTACTCGCTCCCCTCGCGGGACCTCATCGCCGACTCGGTCGAGTACATGGTCAACGCGCACCAGGCCGACGCCCTCGTGTGCATCTCGAACTGCGACAAGATCACCCCGGGCATGCTCATGGCCGCGCTGCGCCTGAACATCCCGACCGTCTTCGTGTCCGGCGGTCCGATGGAGTCGGGACGCGCCACGCTCGTCGACGGAAGCGTGCGGACCCTCGACCTCGTCGACGCGATCTCGGAGGCCGCGAACGACACGGTGTCGGATGCCGACATCCAGCGCATCGAGGAGAACGCGTGCCCGACGTGCGGGTCGTGCTCGGGCATGTTCACCGCGAACTCGATGAACTGCCTCGTCGAGGCGCTGGGACTCGCTCTGCCCGGCAACGGCTCGGTGCTCGCCACCCACACCGCCCGCCGCGCGCTGTACGAGAAGGCCGGCGAGGTCGCCGTGCAGATCACCCGGCGCTTCTACGATGAGGACGACGCGTCGGTGCTCCCCCGTGCGGTCGCGAGCTACAACGCCTTCGAGAACGCCATGGCGCTCGACATCGCGATGGGCGGCTCGACCAACACGATCCTGCATCTGCTGGCTGCCGCGCACGAGGCGGGCGTCGCGTTCGGCCTCGACGAGATCGACGCCGTCTCGCGTCGCGTGCCCTGCCTCGCGAAGATCGCCCCGAACCCCGCCTACGGCCGCATGTACTACATGGAGGACGTGCACCGCGCGGGCGGCATCCCTCGCATCCTCGGCGAGCTGCGTCGCGCGGGCGCACTGAACGACGACGTGTCGTCGATCCACTCCCCGTCGCTCGCGACCTGGCTCGACGAGTGGGACATCCGCAGCGGCTCGGTCTCCGAGGAGGCGCAGGATCTCTGGTACGCGGCACCCGGCGGCGTGCGGTCGTCGAGCGCGTTCTCGCAGTCCGAGCGGTGGCGGGAGCTCGACACGGATGCCGAGAACGGCTGCATCCGTGACGCCGAGCACGCGTACTCGGCCGACGGCGGTCTCGCGGTGCTCCGCGGCAACATCGCCGTCGACGGCGCGGTGGTGAAGACGGCGGGTGTGGACCCGTCGATCCTCGTGTTCTCCGGCCCAGCGGTCGTCTGCGAATCGCAGGAGGAGGCGGTCGCGAAGATCCTCGGCAAGAAGGTGCAGCCGGGCGATGTCGTCGTGATCCGCTACGAGGGCCCGAAGGGCGGACCGGGCATGCAGGAGATGCTGCACCCGACCTCTTTCCTCAAGGGCCGAGGTCTCGGCAAGGTGTGCGCACTCATCACCGACGGCCGCTTCTCGGGCGGCACGTCGGGGCTCTCGATCGGCCACGTCTCCCCCGAGGCGGCGTCGGGCGGTGTCATCGCGCTGGTCGAAGACGGCGACATCATCTCGATCGACATCCCGACGCGGGACCTGACGCTGCAGGTCGACGAGGCCGAGCTCGAGCGTCGTCGCGCGGCGCTGCTGGAGGACGGCGGCTACCGCCCGCGCGATCGCCAGCGTGCGGTGTCGCTGGCCCTGCGCTCCTACGCGACGATGGCGACCTCGGCCGATCGCGGCGCGGTGCGCGATGTCGAGGCGGTCGAGCGCGCGCTGCGAGAGCAGGAGATCCGGTCGGCGTCCTCCCTGGTGTGA
- a CDS encoding helix-turn-helix transcriptional regulator, whose protein sequence is MATDEQQRKELGAFLRARREQLDRTGYGLPPAGRGRTIGLRREEISYLSGVSVTWYTWLEQGRDINPSRQVLDAVATTLHLTVAEHDYVLTLAGFAPQRPGGGEAVETAPPHVQRFLDALDEHPAYALAPDWGIAGWNAAYEKLYPNVATTPAEERNLLRLIFTDPAVRSLLDDWDDTSRRFLAEFRAEAGPRLGDPRYRDLIGRLVQESDDFRERWESHGVGGFESRERVFQHPTLGRLVFEHHQLRPSDQTDVQLVVYTADAETRRRFAGDA, encoded by the coding sequence GTGGCCACGGATGAGCAGCAGCGCAAGGAGCTCGGCGCGTTCCTGCGCGCCCGACGCGAGCAGCTCGATCGCACGGGCTACGGCCTGCCCCCGGCCGGGCGCGGGCGCACGATCGGACTGCGCCGCGAGGAGATCTCCTACCTCTCCGGCGTCAGCGTCACCTGGTACACCTGGCTCGAACAGGGCCGCGACATCAACCCGTCGCGTCAGGTGCTGGATGCCGTCGCCACCACCCTGCACCTCACGGTCGCCGAGCACGACTACGTGCTCACCCTCGCCGGCTTCGCACCGCAGCGGCCGGGGGGAGGCGAAGCCGTCGAGACCGCGCCACCCCATGTGCAGCGATTCCTCGACGCTCTCGACGAGCACCCCGCCTACGCGCTCGCGCCCGACTGGGGCATCGCCGGGTGGAACGCCGCCTACGAGAAGCTCTACCCGAACGTCGCCACCACTCCCGCCGAGGAGCGCAACCTGCTGCGGCTCATCTTCACCGACCCCGCCGTGCGGTCGCTGCTCGACGACTGGGACGACACCAGTCGGCGGTTCCTCGCCGAGTTCCGGGCGGAGGCGGGCCCGCGGCTCGGCGACCCCCGCTACCGGGATCTCATCGGCAGGCTCGTGCAGGAGAGCGACGACTTCCGCGAACGGTGGGAGAGCCACGGCGTCGGCGGTTTCGAGTCGCGCGAGCGCGTGTTCCAGCATCCGACGCTCGGCCGCCTCGTGTTCGAGCACCACCAGCTGCGACCGTCGGACCAGACCGACGTGCAACTGGTCGTCTACACCGCGGATGCCGAGACGCGCCGCCGCTTCGCCGGCGACGCGTAG